One Melospiza melodia melodia isolate bMelMel2 chromosome 1, bMelMel2.pri, whole genome shotgun sequence genomic window carries:
- the LOC134433802 gene encoding uncharacterized protein LOC134433802: MLVSTPVPPGDIHSPPECASPFLSTQSAEGSAALQPLTPAVKLGTARPATFTPLLPIKLHLRPLINRGALRPPGPGSTPPKPKQAGSPSPQVPCPRSSAPTLPQPSTERGSSPTRQLTAHRPQPPEHAAGRQHPPL; this comes from the coding sequence ATGCTCGTTTCCACTCCAGTTCCACCTGGTGACATCCATTCGCCTCCCGAGTGCGCCAGTCCCTTCCTCAGCACTCAGAGCGCCGAGGGGAGCGCGGCGCTCCAGCCGCTCACTCCCGCCGTGAAACTCGGCACCGCCCGGCCTGCCACTTTCACCCCGCTTCTCCCAATAAAGCTTCACCTACGTCCTCTCATTAACCGCGGAGCTCTCAGGCCGCCAGGGCCCGGCTCTACCCCACCGAAGCCAAAGCAGGCAGGTTCCCCGTCCCCGCAGGTTCCCTGTCCCCGCAGCTCCGCACCCACGCTCCCGCAGCCCAGCACTGAGCGGGGCAGCTCCCCCACACGCCAGCTCACCGCACACCGACCCCAGCCCCCGGAGCACGCTGCGGGCCGGCAGCACCCTCCCCTTTAG